A window from Citrus sinensis cultivar Valencia sweet orange chromosome 3, DVS_A1.0, whole genome shotgun sequence encodes these proteins:
- the LOC102615603 gene encoding zinc finger CCCH domain-containing protein 43 isoform X4 — MELSELISVPNLNHEKTKFELGLQSSSPKSDLDPPPSDLDYTAGIEEELRNLDLREAEEIDSIKAAEIEIVVEEEDEEEEEEEEEESESDENNKSNIIVQNEIQNENEYGNQMRKRYPYPVRPDAQDCTFYMKTGTCKFGSNCKFNHPVRRKNQSSKEKVKEREELIERPGQSQSQGQSESQSQIECKYYLRTGGCKFGKACRFNHTRAKSTVAPVLELNFLGLPIRPGEKECPYYMRNGSCKYGANCRFNHPDPTAVGGSDSPSGYGNGGSVSSQAPSQASIGSWSSPRALNEPAPFVPMMYSPTPGVPSQNSEWNGYQSPLYPQERSVQSAPTYVINNNPLVDNVQIIHQPQMLVDEFPERPGQPECSYFLRTGDCKYKSNCKYHHPKNRIPKSPPCTLSDKGLPLRPLQSENKNCSLL, encoded by the exons ATGGAACTCTCTGAGCTAATTTCCGTACCAAATCTTaatcatgaaaaaacaaaattcgaATTAGGGTTACAATCTTCCTCTCCGAAATCCGATCTCGATCCTCCACCGTCCGATCTTGATTACACTGCAGGAATTGAGGAAGAGCTGCGAAATCTCGATTTGAGAGAGGCGGAAGAGATAGATTCAATCAAAGCAGCGGAAATAGAAATAgtagttgaagaagaagacgaagaggaagaggaagaggaagaggaagaaagcGAGAGtgatgaaaacaataaaagtaaCATTATAGTTCAGAATGAGAttcaaaatgagaatgagtatggaaatcaaatgagaaaaaggTATCCCTATCCAGTGAGACCCGACGCTCAAGATTGTACTTTTTATATGAAAACAGGTACCTGCAAGTTTGGGTCCAATTGTAAGTTTAATCATCCTGTTCGTAGAAAAAACCag TCTTCTAAAGAGAAGGTGAAGGAAAGAGAGGAGCTGATTGAGAGGCCTGGCCAGAGCCAGAGCCAAGGCCAGAGTGAGAGTCAAAGCCAGATAGAATGCAAG TATTACCTTAGGACAGGAGGGTGTAAGTTCGGAAAGGCTTGCAGATTTAATCACACAAGAGCAAAATCAACAGTTGCCCCAGTTTTAGAGCTCAATTTTTTGGGTCTGCCTATTCGACCT GGTGAGAAGGAGTGCCCTTATTACATGCGTAATGGTTCCTGCAAGTATGGTGCTAATTGCAGGTTTAATCATCCTGATCCTACAGCTGTTGGCGGGTCTGACTCTCCTTCAGGATATGGTAATGGTGGATCTGTCTCTTCACAAGCTCCATCACAAGCAAGTATAGGATCCTGGTCATCACCTAGGGCTTTAAATGAACCTGCTCCCTTTGTGCCAATGATGTATTCACCAACTCCAGGGGTTCCTTCTCAAAATTCAGAATGGAATGGGTATCAG TCTCCTCTATATCCACAAGAAAGGAGCGTGCAGTCAGCCCCCACGTATGTCATAAACAACAACCCATTGGTAGATAATGTCCAGATAATTCATCAGCCGCAGATGCTAGTTGATGAGTTCCCAGAACGACCTGGCCAGCCTGAGTGCAGTTACTTCCTAAGAACGGGAGACTGTAAGTATAAGTCTAATTGCAAATATCATCATCCAAAAAATCGGATCCCTAAGTCACCACCATGCACTCTCAGCGACAAGGGTCTGCCACTGCGGCCT TTACAGAGTGAAAACAAAAACTGCAGTCTACTGTAA
- the LOC102615603 gene encoding zinc finger CCCH domain-containing protein 67 isoform X2, protein MELSELISVPNLNHEKTKFELGLQSSSPKSDLDPPPSDLDYTAGIEEELRNLDLREAEEIDSIKAAEIEIVVEEEDEEEEEEEEEESESDENNKSNIIVQNEIQNENEYGNQMRKRYPYPVRPDAQDCTFYMKTGTCKFGSNCKFNHPVRRKNQSSKEKVKEREELIERPGQSQSQGQSESQSQIECKYYLRTGGCKFGKACRFNHTRAKSTVAPVLELNFLGLPIRPGEKECPYYMRNGSCKYGANCRFNHPDPTAVGGSDSPSGYGNGGSVSSQAPSQASIGSWSSPRALNEPAPFVPMMYSPTPGVPSQNSEWNGYQSPLYPQERSVQSAPTYVINNNPLVDNVQIIHQPQMLVDEFPERPGQPECSYFLRTGDCKYKSNCKYHHPKNRIPKSPPCTLSDKGLPLRPVSSDFQLCFWMIYLLENDNLNCHRILSYRVKTKTAVYCKTNLCSYKGSKRLFIL, encoded by the exons ATGGAACTCTCTGAGCTAATTTCCGTACCAAATCTTaatcatgaaaaaacaaaattcgaATTAGGGTTACAATCTTCCTCTCCGAAATCCGATCTCGATCCTCCACCGTCCGATCTTGATTACACTGCAGGAATTGAGGAAGAGCTGCGAAATCTCGATTTGAGAGAGGCGGAAGAGATAGATTCAATCAAAGCAGCGGAAATAGAAATAgtagttgaagaagaagacgaagaggaagaggaagaggaagaggaagaaagcGAGAGtgatgaaaacaataaaagtaaCATTATAGTTCAGAATGAGAttcaaaatgagaatgagtatggaaatcaaatgagaaaaaggTATCCCTATCCAGTGAGACCCGACGCTCAAGATTGTACTTTTTATATGAAAACAGGTACCTGCAAGTTTGGGTCCAATTGTAAGTTTAATCATCCTGTTCGTAGAAAAAACCag TCTTCTAAAGAGAAGGTGAAGGAAAGAGAGGAGCTGATTGAGAGGCCTGGCCAGAGCCAGAGCCAAGGCCAGAGTGAGAGTCAAAGCCAGATAGAATGCAAG TATTACCTTAGGACAGGAGGGTGTAAGTTCGGAAAGGCTTGCAGATTTAATCACACAAGAGCAAAATCAACAGTTGCCCCAGTTTTAGAGCTCAATTTTTTGGGTCTGCCTATTCGACCT GGTGAGAAGGAGTGCCCTTATTACATGCGTAATGGTTCCTGCAAGTATGGTGCTAATTGCAGGTTTAATCATCCTGATCCTACAGCTGTTGGCGGGTCTGACTCTCCTTCAGGATATGGTAATGGTGGATCTGTCTCTTCACAAGCTCCATCACAAGCAAGTATAGGATCCTGGTCATCACCTAGGGCTTTAAATGAACCTGCTCCCTTTGTGCCAATGATGTATTCACCAACTCCAGGGGTTCCTTCTCAAAATTCAGAATGGAATGGGTATCAG TCTCCTCTATATCCACAAGAAAGGAGCGTGCAGTCAGCCCCCACGTATGTCATAAACAACAACCCATTGGTAGATAATGTCCAGATAATTCATCAGCCGCAGATGCTAGTTGATGAGTTCCCAGAACGACCTGGCCAGCCTGAGTGCAGTTACTTCCTAAGAACGGGAGACTGTAAGTATAAGTCTAATTGCAAATATCATCATCCAAAAAATCGGATCCCTAAGTCACCACCATGCACTCTCAGCGACAAGGGTCTGCCACTGCGGCCTGTAAGTTCTGATTTTCAGCTGTGCTTTTGGATGATATACTTACTTGAAAATGACAATTTGAATTGCCACCGAATTCTCAGTTACAGAGTGAAAACAAAAACTGCAGTCTACTGTAAAACAAATCTATGCTCTTACAAAG GGTCAAAACGTCTGTTCATATTATAG
- the LOC102615603 gene encoding zinc finger CCCH domain-containing protein 67 isoform X5, producing the protein MISVSYKAGEKECPYYMRNGSCKYGANCRFNHPDPTAVGGSDSPSGYGNGGSVSSQAPSQASIGSWSSPRALNEPAPFVPMMYSPTPGVPSQNSEWNGYQSPLYPQERSVQSAPTYVINNNPLVDNVQIIHQPQMLVDEFPERPGQPECSYFLRTGDCKYKSNCKYHHPKNRIPKSPPCTLSDKGLPLRPGQNVCSYYSRYGICKFGPACKYDHPIHPDASAEYGLDPPPSFGDSTTRQETGMAGTGNGNGSDKNI; encoded by the exons ATGATTTCTGTTTCGTATAAAGCA GGTGAGAAGGAGTGCCCTTATTACATGCGTAATGGTTCCTGCAAGTATGGTGCTAATTGCAGGTTTAATCATCCTGATCCTACAGCTGTTGGCGGGTCTGACTCTCCTTCAGGATATGGTAATGGTGGATCTGTCTCTTCACAAGCTCCATCACAAGCAAGTATAGGATCCTGGTCATCACCTAGGGCTTTAAATGAACCTGCTCCCTTTGTGCCAATGATGTATTCACCAACTCCAGGGGTTCCTTCTCAAAATTCAGAATGGAATGGGTATCAG TCTCCTCTATATCCACAAGAAAGGAGCGTGCAGTCAGCCCCCACGTATGTCATAAACAACAACCCATTGGTAGATAATGTCCAGATAATTCATCAGCCGCAGATGCTAGTTGATGAGTTCCCAGAACGACCTGGCCAGCCTGAGTGCAGTTACTTCCTAAGAACGGGAGACTGTAAGTATAAGTCTAATTGCAAATATCATCATCCAAAAAATCGGATCCCTAAGTCACCACCATGCACTCTCAGCGACAAGGGTCTGCCACTGCGGCCT GGTCAAAACGTCTGTTCATATTATAGCCGCTATGGCATTTGCAAGTTTGGGCCGGCTTGTAAATATGATCATCCGATACACCCAGATGCTTCAGCTGAGTATGGGCTAGATCCGCCTCCATCATTTGGCGACTCTACAACTAGGCAAGAGACTGGAATGGCTGGAACTGGAAACGGAAATGGGAGTGACAAGAACATTTAG
- the LOC102615603 gene encoding zinc finger CCCH domain-containing protein 43 isoform X3 gives MELSELISVPNLNHEKTKFELGLQSSSPKSDLDPPPSDLDYTAGIEEELRNLDLREAEEIDSIKAAEIEIVVEEEDEEEEEEEEEESESDENNKSNIIVQNEIQNENEYGNQMRKRYPYPVRPDAQDCTFYMKTGTCKFGSNCKFNHPVRRKNQSSKEKVKEREELIERPGQSQSQGQSESQSQIECKGEKECPYYMRNGSCKYGANCRFNHPDPTAVGGSDSPSGYGNGGSVSSQAPSQASIGSWSSPRALNEPAPFVPMMYSPTPGVPSQNSEWNGYQSPLYPQERSVQSAPTYVINNNPLVDNVQIIHQPQMLVDEFPERPGQPECSYFLRTGDCKYKSNCKYHHPKNRIPKSPPCTLSDKGLPLRPGQNVCSYYSRYGICKFGPACKYDHPIHPDASAEYGLDPPPSFGDSTTRQETGMAGTGNGNGSDKNI, from the exons ATGGAACTCTCTGAGCTAATTTCCGTACCAAATCTTaatcatgaaaaaacaaaattcgaATTAGGGTTACAATCTTCCTCTCCGAAATCCGATCTCGATCCTCCACCGTCCGATCTTGATTACACTGCAGGAATTGAGGAAGAGCTGCGAAATCTCGATTTGAGAGAGGCGGAAGAGATAGATTCAATCAAAGCAGCGGAAATAGAAATAgtagttgaagaagaagacgaagaggaagaggaagaggaagaggaagaaagcGAGAGtgatgaaaacaataaaagtaaCATTATAGTTCAGAATGAGAttcaaaatgagaatgagtatggaaatcaaatgagaaaaaggTATCCCTATCCAGTGAGACCCGACGCTCAAGATTGTACTTTTTATATGAAAACAGGTACCTGCAAGTTTGGGTCCAATTGTAAGTTTAATCATCCTGTTCGTAGAAAAAACCag TCTTCTAAAGAGAAGGTGAAGGAAAGAGAGGAGCTGATTGAGAGGCCTGGCCAGAGCCAGAGCCAAGGCCAGAGTGAGAGTCAAAGCCAGATAGAATGCAAG GGTGAGAAGGAGTGCCCTTATTACATGCGTAATGGTTCCTGCAAGTATGGTGCTAATTGCAGGTTTAATCATCCTGATCCTACAGCTGTTGGCGGGTCTGACTCTCCTTCAGGATATGGTAATGGTGGATCTGTCTCTTCACAAGCTCCATCACAAGCAAGTATAGGATCCTGGTCATCACCTAGGGCTTTAAATGAACCTGCTCCCTTTGTGCCAATGATGTATTCACCAACTCCAGGGGTTCCTTCTCAAAATTCAGAATGGAATGGGTATCAG TCTCCTCTATATCCACAAGAAAGGAGCGTGCAGTCAGCCCCCACGTATGTCATAAACAACAACCCATTGGTAGATAATGTCCAGATAATTCATCAGCCGCAGATGCTAGTTGATGAGTTCCCAGAACGACCTGGCCAGCCTGAGTGCAGTTACTTCCTAAGAACGGGAGACTGTAAGTATAAGTCTAATTGCAAATATCATCATCCAAAAAATCGGATCCCTAAGTCACCACCATGCACTCTCAGCGACAAGGGTCTGCCACTGCGGCCT GGTCAAAACGTCTGTTCATATTATAGCCGCTATGGCATTTGCAAGTTTGGGCCGGCTTGTAAATATGATCATCCGATACACCCAGATGCTTCAGCTGAGTATGGGCTAGATCCGCCTCCATCATTTGGCGACTCTACAACTAGGCAAGAGACTGGAATGGCTGGAACTGGAAACGGAAATGGGAGTGACAAGAACATTTAG
- the LOC102615603 gene encoding zinc finger CCCH domain-containing protein 67 isoform X1 has protein sequence MELSELISVPNLNHEKTKFELGLQSSSPKSDLDPPPSDLDYTAGIEEELRNLDLREAEEIDSIKAAEIEIVVEEEDEEEEEEEEEESESDENNKSNIIVQNEIQNENEYGNQMRKRYPYPVRPDAQDCTFYMKTGTCKFGSNCKFNHPVRRKNQSSKEKVKEREELIERPGQSQSQGQSESQSQIECKYYLRTGGCKFGKACRFNHTRAKSTVAPVLELNFLGLPIRPGEKECPYYMRNGSCKYGANCRFNHPDPTAVGGSDSPSGYGNGGSVSSQAPSQASIGSWSSPRALNEPAPFVPMMYSPTPGVPSQNSEWNGYQSPLYPQERSVQSAPTYVINNNPLVDNVQIIHQPQMLVDEFPERPGQPECSYFLRTGDCKYKSNCKYHHPKNRIPKSPPCTLSDKGLPLRPGQNVCSYYSRYGICKFGPACKYDHPIHPDASAEYGLDPPPSFGDSTTRQETGMAGTGNGNGSDKNI, from the exons ATGGAACTCTCTGAGCTAATTTCCGTACCAAATCTTaatcatgaaaaaacaaaattcgaATTAGGGTTACAATCTTCCTCTCCGAAATCCGATCTCGATCCTCCACCGTCCGATCTTGATTACACTGCAGGAATTGAGGAAGAGCTGCGAAATCTCGATTTGAGAGAGGCGGAAGAGATAGATTCAATCAAAGCAGCGGAAATAGAAATAgtagttgaagaagaagacgaagaggaagaggaagaggaagaggaagaaagcGAGAGtgatgaaaacaataaaagtaaCATTATAGTTCAGAATGAGAttcaaaatgagaatgagtatggaaatcaaatgagaaaaaggTATCCCTATCCAGTGAGACCCGACGCTCAAGATTGTACTTTTTATATGAAAACAGGTACCTGCAAGTTTGGGTCCAATTGTAAGTTTAATCATCCTGTTCGTAGAAAAAACCag TCTTCTAAAGAGAAGGTGAAGGAAAGAGAGGAGCTGATTGAGAGGCCTGGCCAGAGCCAGAGCCAAGGCCAGAGTGAGAGTCAAAGCCAGATAGAATGCAAG TATTACCTTAGGACAGGAGGGTGTAAGTTCGGAAAGGCTTGCAGATTTAATCACACAAGAGCAAAATCAACAGTTGCCCCAGTTTTAGAGCTCAATTTTTTGGGTCTGCCTATTCGACCT GGTGAGAAGGAGTGCCCTTATTACATGCGTAATGGTTCCTGCAAGTATGGTGCTAATTGCAGGTTTAATCATCCTGATCCTACAGCTGTTGGCGGGTCTGACTCTCCTTCAGGATATGGTAATGGTGGATCTGTCTCTTCACAAGCTCCATCACAAGCAAGTATAGGATCCTGGTCATCACCTAGGGCTTTAAATGAACCTGCTCCCTTTGTGCCAATGATGTATTCACCAACTCCAGGGGTTCCTTCTCAAAATTCAGAATGGAATGGGTATCAG TCTCCTCTATATCCACAAGAAAGGAGCGTGCAGTCAGCCCCCACGTATGTCATAAACAACAACCCATTGGTAGATAATGTCCAGATAATTCATCAGCCGCAGATGCTAGTTGATGAGTTCCCAGAACGACCTGGCCAGCCTGAGTGCAGTTACTTCCTAAGAACGGGAGACTGTAAGTATAAGTCTAATTGCAAATATCATCATCCAAAAAATCGGATCCCTAAGTCACCACCATGCACTCTCAGCGACAAGGGTCTGCCACTGCGGCCT GGTCAAAACGTCTGTTCATATTATAGCCGCTATGGCATTTGCAAGTTTGGGCCGGCTTGTAAATATGATCATCCGATACACCCAGATGCTTCAGCTGAGTATGGGCTAGATCCGCCTCCATCATTTGGCGACTCTACAACTAGGCAAGAGACTGGAATGGCTGGAACTGGAAACGGAAATGGGAGTGACAAGAACATTTAG